TTTGATTCAtgtagctagctaggaatgctCTTGTTTGGTGCATTATCTAGTTACTTGAATGTTTGGATGCTTGAATAATGTACTTGAATGATATGGATGTTTATATGGTATTATATCGAGCATTATTTTTGGACGAATGTTTATATGAATGTTCTTGTTGTCCAAGgttcagtcatacaacacaatacaaaacaatgtgttgtatgactgtgaaagagttcaaaattaaggcttctcctacaacaatcaTTGGTTGTTAACCAATTTGATTGCAATATTTACACCACAGCTAatcaaatatagttgttgtgtgaactaactaccaactacaaaagaaaacaaagttctgttgtctgagattcataacacacaacaaaaataaaattaactctgttgtctgaatgcatcAACAGACAAgagagataattttatttgtattGTGTGTTATGTATCTCAGACAACGGAAGAATGAttatagctgttgtgtgttacttatctcagacaacaaacaaataattatagctgttgtgtgttatgaatctcaaacAACAGAGAAAGAATTATAGCTGTTATGCGTTATGAATCTCAAACAACAGTTATAATTCTTcttttgttgtctgaatggccatgtCAATGCTACACTTGCTATGCCAAGGAAATGTCTACGTAGAACTCGCACAACAGAAATATAGCTATTCTGTTGAGGTAATGAATATTGCACAACGGTGAAATCTGAtgattcaatcacacaacacacgtttagaccacagtgaggttggtcatcagacaacactAATTCACTATCGTCcgattaacttattgtagtagtgatagTTTATTGGAGCGATAAGGACGTTTTCcctttttaagaaagaagttagtttcccaaattggtaaaaGTTGAAAGAAGTAATACATggcctcattgaaataaaaagatTTAGTATGTGCAATTACTTAAAGTTGATCATgatgtttacctggataattacATACAAACTAGGTAATGGTTcaggaaacacgatcgttaaggaagcttaagcggaaagCATCAGAGTGTGGAATACGTCGGCATTTTCAGGTAGGGTGAGCtatcccttccttgttagagatTTTTCGATAtacgtggaatgctctagtGTATTAGTATGTTGCCcgcaagtacgtttttggttgttcattagtcgatgcctcgtgatacaaatgttttcataactgataattgctgattgcaaaaaccgaggctagacttgcatgttgagatactgtacccattgtatgtttatacttgtgacctgaaagtgaatgggacctagacgcgttgattcctagggatcccactaTGTCGatataaccgtgaacctccgaaGGGGGCTGTGTTCCTATGTTCATCGAGGAAGGGTGAGTACTGAcggtgaaccagtcataggagactcagggctaggaaatggacactttcgctacttgtagtcacaaggactacagagtagttggccggttcttgaaggatgacgaacctatttgttttagtttagtCGGCatgtaagtatctcggagcttcAAGTTGTGTGAATCATGCTGCATATGATCACCTGAAAAAGGGCAactatgattgtttttgtttgcatttgttttactcGATTTTACAAATGCGCCTAATCTATATTCTAGTAGCTATGTTTTACCTATTAGTTTTtaaacctaactaaggttgggtcggcccgtattgggctagcgaggacaaaatgctcacccctacatttcaggttacaaTGAGGTCACTCTAGAAGATCTGGACTAGAAGTGGGTCATTGGCTGAGTCCGTGTGTTGCTGATCCTGTCGCTTGAAGTTCTTCCCTTTTGGTATTCTATCGATTTACTAGCTTTTCTTTCCATGTTGAACTTtgtgaggtccgcctacctAGGAACACGCCTCaccctttgttttattgttgttgttgaactcttttcatttcggttatgatgtaagccctaaggcATCATAGTACACTTGCCCGCTTTATTTTGCTGCATTTCCAGACTtgttaatttgaatattgggttGTTGATCGAAAGTACTTTCTTAAAGGTTTTATTTGTCTCCTATttaacaacaaaaaaaatttgtatttcAAAAGGActtgtagtattaagttggtaggtctacgGTACGTTTACAACGTATCGAGCTCCTATTGGCTTCATATTACGGCGCTATGGTATACCTACTTGGGTCGCCACAAAGCAAGacgatttcattccactgaacggtcagttataggagcaaagtgtcatgaatgttcccaaaacgtcctttaagggcatcccacagttctttgggtgtcttcaattgaaggtactcccagcgtaggctaggatcaatatgtagcctcagaaacattaaggcacttactttcaccttattagacggTACATTGTCTTTGGGAtgggtaatggtggcagtgtagtcttttgccacaaaggcagtttctatattggaaacccaacgatggtactcaagtccttctgagtccaaaatgtcaaattcaggtcgagttggatcggccatctacataaacaagagtaaAGATATATAAATTATGCAGTCATAAAGATATCCGCgtgatttcaagaccaagattcgtaattgtcacatttttttttttccgatgctatgtgaaaatgctttatcacggtaagtatgtacttataatgcgcatgaattttcattatcatgaatTCATGGCAAAACTCAATTTATATGTAGCATtcttaaataaaataattataatataaaggcatgcataTGGATAATTATATAATcgtaaataaaaataacaaaatatgctcaaaatttcataaataatatatataaaaaaatatatggcttgctcaaaataatatataaacaataacataatataaaggcaAGCGTATGCATAATTATATAGCGTagataaaataaacaataaaatataaagcatgcttaaaaatagtaaacataaataaaattcacatgctttaggtttcacaaaaatatataacacataataaaatatataaaaagtgaAATATAAATAAGGCagccaaaaatatatatatgaaaaaaaaacttggttttgagaaaataaaatgatccTAACTTACGGGCGTGTTAATgtaggcgtgcgtagcgatgtttttggacttgagaaaaCTGGGTcgctttctctcttcttcagcAGTGAGCCTTGTTcttttctgggccgcagggcctgttttttttttgggccgcagggctTGTTTTTTTCTTGGACCTGGTTTTTTCTTTGAGCCAggtcacacttttttttttctttctctcttcttcttcttcttctttttttttgtttttttttttttttttgtttcttcttcctctttctttttctctcttctccctcCTCCACATGGATTGCAAATGGTGGCTAGCACGCGCCGAGGCTGGGCAGGGGCAGCGATGGTGGGATCTGCGCAGCGCAGCAGGTGAGAGAGCATGCGCTGAGGCTGGGCAGGGGCGCCGGGCAGGTGAGTGAGCGCCGGGGCTGGGATTGGTGGCTGCTGGGATCGGTGATGTTGGCGCGGGGGCTATGCGTGCGAGGGGCCGCGCGGGGTAGTGGGCTGTGTCTGCGAGGGGACGCGCGGGGTTGCTGCAAGGATGGAGGCGTGCGCGCAGAGGGTTGGGCTGCTGGAGGCTGGAGGTTGTGCGCAGAGGGCTGCTGCTGGGATTTGCCGGCTTAAGGCGCTGGGGCTGACCAGCTGTGGGGCTGCACGGCCGGggagagaaagaaatatatatatatatatatatatttttttttgtttagtgtagaaaaaaaaatttctagggttgggtttttttttttgttcttcaaaACTAGGGCTAGAGACTCATGCAGTCATGCTAATAACATGTAAAAGTAAATGAGAATTGATCTactcattttcattttataatccttttatatagggatagagttacaacggaaacataaattacaataataatattaaatgCTAATTGAGCTGTGATTGTAATTATTTGATTTCCTTTTTGTTACTTTGACAGAGGCAGATAatatgcttttcctttaacatctTAAAAATaattctcttatttttcttttgacaatgaaaaaattataatttttttattcaaacataGAAGTTTACAAACATAGACCCAACTTTTGTGTCAAGATTACAAAAAAGGAGAAAGTAAAAAACACCACAAACCCAACTAGAGTAAAAGTTCAACTGGAGTCCAATAAGAAGAGGAAACCCTCTAAGGGATGAGGAGAGAGAAGCGAGAGCCTCTCTCTCTATGGAGCGTATTCAAACATGAATCGTTTCATCCGGCAGCAAGTACTAGCTGTCTTGGAAACTGCTTATTTTACGACAACGAAGAAGGACTTTATTTTGCAGTCAAGAGAACATGTCCAGATTTTAGGCTTATATGGGCACGGGTTCGATAAAGAGAGAAACTACATGACCCTTGAGCACATTTTCAGAATGAGTAAACACATCTTCACCCTTGTATAGAACTTCACTAGAACGTGCAAGGTTCAAAATCAGCAAGAGTAGGGGCCTAGGGATAGAGGTGGCATCGAGCCACTCTTCGTTTATGTCTTGCCATGCGTCATTCACTTGTTTAGTTAGCTCgacttctgcttcttcttctgtgaCACCATATTGCTTCATGTAGCATTCCACTGCTGATGCAATGTGTTCTCTCTTTTGCTCAAACTGCATATAAATGTTGACAAACAAAGAAGGTTTAAGGTAAACCAGAATGGCATTGAGGGTGGAGCTAATTCTGCATTTATCTTTCAAATCTGCAGGTTAAAATTGACACAAAGTTAACCATGATTACCGCGTACCTTATGGCCTACAAGGTCATTCATGAGTCTGCCAATTATAGATGCGGCCTTTGAAATCTTAGGTTCACTGAAAACCCAATCCATGGAGTCTTTTGTAACAATAACTCCCATTCCAACAAATGACACTACTGCCAACATGAAGAAGGATGTATTGCGTTCCACAGACATATACTCTTCCATTGTTGGTGTGTACTTTTGTTTCAACCATTTCGCTTCCTGGAAGTAAGCTCTGACTTGAGCTTTAAACTGAGAGACACATAGAAAGCCAACCAACTTATAATTAATGATTAATCCTATACTCACTCTGTTTATTTCATTGCAACatatcacaaatatatatcttgtGATGGAAACATGCATACTGCTTCTCTCGCATAGTGGAGGCGGTATAAGATTCCCTTATTCGCTAGACTTTCTTCAAGTTCGGTGAAGAAATTCAACAGCACTTCATAACACACTTTCATATAATCTGGTAGTTGATCAACGACAGAAATGTTCCACCTGATGATCAATTAATAGAGTTAATATATAGGAGTAattacaagatatatatatatatatatatatatatatcatagaaTTCATTAAAAAATATCTGGTGAATAATTTGTCAATTTTGAACCTCTCAATAGCTTCGGTAAAGCTCTCTAGTTCTTCATATGTGCCATGCACATCGTATATGTCGTCAATGACTGTAATTATAGCAACAGCTTTTGCTAATACCATCCTGGCAAAGTAATATTCCGGCTGAAAGTAGACTGCAAAAGCCCAAAAATAGGCCTCAACTACCTTGTCTCTTGCAAAAGGTAGCTTGGTTGCAAAGTCCAAGTCCTTCCACCACCTGATTAGTAATTAATTACGCAGGCAACGATTAATTTTGGTTTAAATCCAACTTTGTATACGTTGTAATAAGTGATCAATTTTTAGTGCATGTAATATAATATGTATACAACCCATATTAACCTCGTAATTTCGCTTAGTTCTTTCTGATGAACTTTCAGCACAGTGTTGAAATCCAGCTTTGCAAAATTCAGGAGAGTTTCATTATATGAATCATCTTCTTGGTAAATAGACAAGTAATGCCTCGCTTCAATCCTGGGCATGCCGTGCCAAAGTGGTTGATACAAGGCATGAGTTACTTGTTTCCAAAGCAGAGACGATGAGCTTAGGCGGTATCCTGCAGACTCGAGATGAGCGGTGGTGAAGGTTAGTGCCTCGTTCAGTATATCCTCCCCGGGCTTCTGAAGATGTGAGGCTTCATACAAACTTAACAGGCCGAGTACATCATCAATAAGCGATTCTTTAAATCTTCCATCATCATCCTTGAACTTGTTAAACATATCTGCACGGCCCAGGCACGGCCAGTGAATCAGTAAAGTGATGAGAGAGAATATCAGGAATGGTAAATTACATAATTGACACGGAGCTGGAGATCGACTGATGACTTACTGCATGAAATGTTATAACCCTGTTGTCTAAGCAATCGAAAGCTTAGAGCAGTGGTGCAAAGATCATCATATTCTTCTTCTCGGTGAACTTGCTGCAAAATTTGGTCAATCTCATCTTCGAAATGGTATGAGACACCTAAGCGCTGAATGTGGTCGATGAAGTGCAATTTTTGTGAAGGCCTTTTCGCTGGAGCCATTATCATCCTCTTCAGCTCTTCCTTCAAGTCTTGGATATGTTTCTTACTTTTACCATCTGCCGCTTCCTACACACACGTGTATATTTTGAAGGTAATTAAAACGAGCATGACCTAATTGATTAGTTTCTTGGTGTGTGCAAATTCATATATGAAAAGCATTGTTCTTTCAAGACACTTCATAAATCTTTCTTACTATGGAAGCATATGACAGAAAATGATCACCCCAAATGCTGGGGGAATAATTAGCTGAACGTCGAGTAACATCAGGCGTGGCAGTAATATTCGGGGTTTGAGCTATCTCAGACACTAAAACAGGGACAGACATTGTATCAACTATGGTTTAGGGTTTTCTTGAGACCAATTAAAGGCACATTTATTCGATATGTACGTAAGAAATTTCATGTCTGTGAACATTTGATCTGCTagctatttatagaactttagAAAGAAGATACCTGAACGGCATGAGTACCTCCGTGGATATTTAACCATGACAATTTATAGAATTACGTAGAATCGTCAGATTCATCTGTTAGCATGTCATCAAATCAAACACGTGACATCGATGACTGAACGTGATTGGTGTTCATAGATAATTGCAATTATATTTGAAAGTTTATATTTACCCTTGGCCGGAAATGAATTATTTTTAGTGGTGGTGTTTCTTCTTTAAGTAAACACTATCATCAGTTTTGTGTCTGCTGTATTATGTAAAGTTAAactaagggcacgtttacttactttgaATGGAAGAGAATGATTATGGAGTAAAACTATTtctacgtttactaacacataaatgaatcggaatgattccgggtaaaagtattcatgcgtttactaacacatgcaggaatcggaatgggtgtaggtcccacctccttataaggaatcgattcctgaatactcaagaATTTGATTCCGaatgggggagatgggtttatgAATCAACTCTTCCAGAATCAaaaccgattcctttcttctctcattccaattgtctctgattcatgattagtttccattccaagtaagtaaatgaATTGGTTGAACTTCAAtggattttcttttattttttgggttttcaggTAGAAAGAGGCAGAGATTGAAAGATATCATATGGTAGTAATCGACTACAATACatgtttcttaatcaaactgTTGATTAGTGACTTAGTGTTGATTTCAGCCACAGCCATGACGTGTAGCCATTACAAGTTGCTTGTTTAATTGCCTTGAGCTAATCCAACCTTGACACATGGCTCTTAATTAAACCACTTTTTTTAACCACTTGCAGCCCatgttttctttctcttcctcgaGCCCGCACGCAAATCACGTGCCTCCAACCCATTCTTCTTTTATCTCTAGAGAACGCGGACACCATCATTCATCCTCTTGGCAACACCGGCACCACCACTCTTCTTTCACTTGCATACACGAAgtcttcacaatttttttctcAAGGAGtatcaatatttgaaatttggtaAAGATGGGAAGCTATAAATTAAGAATTCCCATAATTACTCCATAGCAATAtgtgcttgttcttgttacttatCTCTTCTTTTCAcatttttctctttaatttgatgtATATTGCTGTTGATTTGTTAATAGATAATGAGCAGTCTATTAGGAAACTAGGGTTTCAGCTCTAGCATGGATtttatgtaataaatatgttttgattcaatggttttcaatttcatgcATGGCATATGTTCAaatctataatatttggcttagatgcatgattATGGACCTGATTAACTCTTAAATgtgtaaatgaatatatatatagaacaaaTTAAGGAGCTTAATCACCtttctaatttatggttatGACACTAGTTTAGAACAAGGTTAATGACAGCACCAATTTTGATTGCCGTATTGGTTAGCTTGAGAACCTTGATTCTAGAACTCTTCTCCTTTTGGTGTAACTAGAGGCCCTAGCACTGC
This portion of the Rosa chinensis cultivar Old Blush chromosome 1, RchiOBHm-V2, whole genome shotgun sequence genome encodes:
- the LOC112187154 gene encoding (-)-germacrene D synthase, with translation MSVPVLVSEIAQTPNITATPDVTRRSANYSPSIWGDHFLSYASIEAADGKSKKHIQDLKEELKRMIMAPAKRPSQKLHFIDHIQRLGVSYHFEDEIDQILQQVHREEEYDDLCTTALSFRLLRQQGYNISCNMFNKFKDDDGRFKESLIDDVLGLLSLYEASHLQKPGEDILNEALTFTTAHLESAGYRLSSSSLLWKQVTHALYQPLWHGMPRIEARHYLSIYQEDDSYNETLLNFAKLDFNTVLKVHQKELSEITRWWKDLDFATKLPFARDKVVEAYFWAFAVYFQPEYYFARMVLAKAVAIITVIDDIYDVHGTYEELESFTEAIERWNISVVDQLPDYMKVCYEVLLNFFTELEESLANKGILYRLHYAREAFKAQVRAYFQEAKWLKQKYTPTMEEYMSVERNTSFFMLAVVSFVGMGVIVTKDSMDWVFSEPKISKAASIIGRLMNDLVGHKFEQKREHIASAVECYMKQYGVTEEEAEVELTKQVNDAWQDINEEWLDATSIPRPLLLLILNLARSSEVLYKGEDVFTHSENVLKGHVVSLFIEPVPI